A genomic region of Bacteroidia bacterium contains the following coding sequences:
- a CDS encoding DUF1573 domain-containing protein → MRSALLFLLIAFAPVFHCRGFSQTAPGATLAFTDSKKNFGFVKEGEVVTLEYEFKNTGGAPIIITEIKVTCGCTTTEFPKEPVLPGQKGKIKVKFDTKNKFDRQDRTIQVISNATGSPHELRFKGVVLKNKSGK, encoded by the coding sequence ATGAGGAGCGCGCTCCTTTTTTTACTGATCGCATTCGCCCCGGTATTTCACTGCCGGGGCTTTTCACAAACTGCCCCGGGAGCCACACTCGCGTTTACTGACAGTAAAAAGAACTTCGGATTTGTGAAGGAAGGAGAGGTGGTGACACTGGAATACGAATTTAAGAACACAGGCGGCGCTCCCATCATCATTACAGAGATCAAAGTTACCTGCGGATGCACTACCACTGAATTTCCCAAAGAGCCTGTACTGCCCGGCCAGAAAGGAAAGATCAAGGTTAAATTTGATACAAAAAACAAGTTTGACCGGCAGGACCGCACCATACAGGTGATTTCCAACGCCACAGGATCACCGCACGAACTTCGTTTCAAAGGTGTTGTGCTCAAGAATAAGTCGGGCAAGTAA
- a CDS encoding DUF1573 domain-containing protein, with amino-acid sequence MKKTFLTLLMAVAAVVTVQAQQPTTTPPVNDNPNAPEISFENDVVDYGTIEYNSNGEREFKFKNTGKEPLIIQSATGSCGCTVPTPPKEPIKPGETGVIKVKYDTKRVGSFEKTITVMSNAKSGTKIIRIKGQVKADPNANQPAPNTPVPAPTGTTPK; translated from the coding sequence ATGAAAAAGACATTTCTTACTCTGCTAATGGCCGTTGCCGCGGTGGTTACAGTGCAGGCGCAACAACCTACAACTACTCCTCCCGTTAATGACAATCCGAATGCACCGGAGATCAGTTTTGAGAATGATGTGGTAGATTATGGTACGATTGAATACAATTCCAACGGAGAGAGGGAATTCAAGTTCAAGAATACCGGTAAAGAGCCGCTGATCATCCAGAGTGCCACGGGATCCTGCGGATGCACAGTTCCCACACCTCCCAAGGAGCCGATTAAGCCGGGCGAAACCGGAGTGATCAAGGTAAAATACGATACCAAGCGGGTGGGAAGTTTTGAGAAGACCATCACAGTAATGTCCAATGCAAAGAGCGGTACCAAGATCATTCGCATCAAAGGACAGGTGAAGGCCGATCCCAACGCAAATCAGCCCGCACCCAATACGCCGGTTCCAGCGCCTACCGGAACCACACCTAAATAG
- a CDS encoding tetratricopeptide repeat protein has translation MRRILFLFLMMAFVLPPLLRASEKDSLFTLLRSGGLRDSAKCKLLYEIAYYYSKKDPDSCRYYGKKTLEYAVSIGNRKYAAMSYGVIGLSLFNQGEYIRALEQNEMARKIAEQDKDTVLLGNIYNNLGNNFRKIGNAEKAAKFYFMTIEIKEKLNDKKGLASVYNNLGNLYNDQRRQDKSLEYHLRSLKLKEELGDEKGLAASYNNIGGIFQEQELFDKALEYHHKSLLIKEKLKDKKGQGSSLGNIGITYAKMGELSKALEFTQRSIKIKEEINDQDGLASSLITLGEIYFKRKDLVNARQSFLQARELAQRVHSLRMRLLAADWLAQTTEKSGMMKDAAFFYKEYAVLKDSLISEETSRQMNELNMFYETEKKQATIKELEQSQRINALEIKNNRGKIALQRFGLIGAGIILALICWMAYQFYKSRNKEKQAGRIIQMQKEILEEKNRDIIDSINYARRIQSAVLPSEQVLQEHFSESFVIYRPRDIVGGDFYWVARSGDYSFIAVADCTGHGVPGGFMSMLGISFLDEIVLEKKVEDPADILDLLRLKVIVALKQGGGEASRDGMDIALLRRSESSGEILFAGAMSRVVVITEGESREYRGDKQPVGVFLEEQKQFSQKKIESRAGSMIYLFTDGIADQFGGPKGKKFKHRNFVKLLQAHATEPIDNQENSILSSINSWRGSFEQVDDVTLIGIRL, from the coding sequence ATGAGGCGTATCCTTTTCCTGTTCCTGATGATGGCCTTTGTGTTGCCTCCGCTTCTTCGTGCGTCGGAGAAAGATTCCCTTTTTACTTTGCTTCGCTCCGGAGGGCTTCGGGATTCGGCGAAGTGTAAACTGCTGTATGAAATCGCCTATTATTATTCTAAAAAGGATCCCGACAGCTGTCGTTACTACGGAAAGAAAACACTGGAGTATGCTGTCTCAATCGGAAACCGCAAGTACGCAGCCATGTCTTATGGTGTGATCGGGCTCTCCCTGTTTAACCAGGGCGAATACATCAGAGCATTGGAACAAAACGAGATGGCCCGGAAAATAGCGGAGCAGGATAAAGACACGGTTTTGCTGGGAAATATTTATAATAATCTCGGTAACAACTTCCGAAAGATCGGTAACGCTGAAAAGGCGGCTAAGTTTTATTTTATGACCATCGAGATCAAGGAAAAACTGAACGATAAAAAGGGACTGGCCTCGGTGTACAATAACCTGGGAAACCTTTACAACGATCAGCGCCGGCAGGATAAATCACTGGAATATCACCTGCGATCGCTGAAGCTGAAAGAAGAGCTGGGCGATGAGAAGGGACTGGCAGCCTCCTACAACAATATCGGTGGTATTTTCCAGGAACAGGAACTGTTCGATAAAGCGCTGGAATACCATCATAAGAGTCTCTTAATTAAGGAAAAACTGAAGGATAAGAAGGGACAGGGATCGTCGCTGGGAAATATAGGCATCACTTATGCAAAAATGGGAGAGTTGTCGAAAGCGCTGGAATTCACGCAGCGGTCAATAAAAATCAAAGAAGAGATTAACGATCAGGACGGACTGGCTAGTTCACTTATTACACTGGGAGAGATTTACTTTAAAAGAAAGGACCTGGTGAATGCCCGGCAGAGTTTTTTGCAAGCCCGGGAGTTGGCACAGCGGGTACATTCGCTGCGCATGCGTCTGCTGGCGGCGGACTGGCTGGCACAAACCACCGAAAAATCCGGCATGATGAAGGATGCCGCTTTTTTTTACAAAGAGTACGCTGTACTGAAAGACAGCCTGATCAGTGAGGAAACCAGCCGCCAGATGAACGAGCTGAATATGTTCTATGAAACGGAGAAGAAGCAAGCCACCATCAAAGAACTGGAACAATCGCAGCGGATCAACGCGCTTGAGATTAAAAATAACCGCGGAAAAATCGCCCTGCAGCGCTTCGGATTGATTGGAGCCGGAATCATCCTTGCGCTGATTTGCTGGATGGCCTACCAGTTTTATAAAAGCAGGAACAAGGAAAAACAGGCAGGCCGCATCATACAAATGCAAAAGGAAATACTTGAGGAGAAGAACCGGGATATCATTGACAGTATCAATTATGCCCGTCGTATTCAGTCAGCCGTATTACCTTCAGAGCAGGTACTTCAGGAGCATTTTTCTGAATCATTTGTTATTTACCGGCCCCGTGATATTGTAGGTGGAGACTTTTACTGGGTGGCACGGAGCGGCGATTATAGTTTTATTGCGGTGGCCGATTGTACCGGACACGGTGTGCCGGGAGGATTTATGAGTATGCTCGGGATTTCCTTTCTCGATGAAATAGTGCTGGAAAAGAAAGTAGAGGACCCGGCGGATATCCTCGACCTTCTTCGTCTGAAAGTAATCGTTGCCCTTAAACAGGGTGGGGGAGAAGCAAGCAGAGACGGGATGGATATTGCGCTGCTGCGCCGGAGTGAATCGTCCGGTGAAATCCTGTTCGCAGGTGCCATGAGCAGAGTGGTGGTGATCACGGAGGGAGAAAGCAGAGAGTACCGCGGAGATAAACAACCCGTTGGCGTTTTTCTGGAAGAGCAGAAGCAATTTTCCCAGAAAAAGATAGAAAGCAGGGCAGGCAGCATGATCTATCTCTTTACCGATGGCATAGCGGACCAGTTCGGCGGACCGAAAGGAAAGAAATTCAAGCATAGGAATTTCGTAAAACTGCTCCAGGCGCATGCGACAGAACCAATTGATAATCAGGAGAATAGCATATTATCCAGCATCAATTCCTGGCGGGGTTCTTTTGAGCAGGTGGACGATGTTACCCTGATCGGAATTCGTTTGTAG
- a CDS encoding four helix bundle protein has product MGESKYIELENLEVYKAALRLSEIAWAVFQRLPRHLQFSIGDQFIRSSDSIGANIAEAYGRYSYLDRIRILYIARGSYFESCKHWLQLLEKRSLISREHFQDYKATGKNLEYKLNRWIKSLRELKKDL; this is encoded by the coding sequence ATGGGAGAGTCAAAATATATAGAGTTAGAGAACCTGGAAGTATATAAGGCAGCGCTGCGACTTTCAGAAATTGCATGGGCCGTATTCCAGCGTTTACCAAGGCATCTGCAGTTTTCAATAGGCGACCAGTTTATCAGATCATCTGATTCGATTGGCGCCAATATTGCTGAGGCTTATGGAAGGTATAGTTATTTAGACCGGATCAGAATTTTATATATCGCACGAGGATCTTACTTTGAAAGTTGTAAACATTGGCTCCAATTGTTGGAAAAACGTTCATTAATTAGCAGGGAACATTTCCAGGATTATAAAGCCACTGGCAAGAATTTGGAGTATAAGTTGAATAGGTGGATCAAGTCCTTACGTGAATTGAAAAAGGATCTGTAA
- the hemL gene encoding glutamate-1-semialdehyde 2,1-aminomutase: MNHTKSKSLFSAAVNLFPGGVNSPVRAFRSVGGTPLFISKGKGSRIWDADGNEYLDFCGSWGPLIHGHAPEFVTKAAVKALRAGSSFGAPTALENELARLIITHHRGIEKMRFVSSGTEAVMSAIRMARGYTGRTKLLKFEGCYHGHSDSLLVKAGSGLVTHGNSSSAGVPDAIAENTLVCHLDDEAGVEKAFKEHPNSIACVIIEPVPANNGLLLQRKEFLSFLRKKCSAEGALLIFDEVISGFRLGFEGAYGYYKVKPDIFTFGKIIGGGFPVGAYASSARIMSMIAPEGKVYQAGTLSGNPVAMSAGIAQLKACLRKGFYQKLEKKTKDFVKAVHSGTKDVPGFRIWHLGSIFWFTFTDKKQIRRADEVDHESMKRFSTLYHYLLEHGIYLGPSGYEVGFISAAHTASELKHAAAVFVQGVRKIAG, encoded by the coding sequence ATGAATCACACCAAATCAAAGTCACTATTTTCCGCCGCTGTTAATTTGTTCCCCGGAGGAGTTAATTCTCCGGTAAGAGCATTCCGTTCGGTTGGAGGAACCCCCCTGTTCATCTCCAAAGGTAAAGGAAGCCGGATCTGGGATGCAGACGGAAATGAATACCTGGATTTTTGCGGAAGCTGGGGACCTCTCATCCACGGCCATGCGCCCGAATTCGTAACCAAAGCAGCCGTGAAAGCCCTGCGCGCAGGATCTTCGTTCGGTGCACCCACCGCTTTAGAAAATGAACTGGCCCGGCTGATTATCACGCATCACCGCGGAATAGAAAAAATGCGCTTTGTTTCCAGCGGTACGGAAGCTGTTATGTCTGCAATCCGTATGGCACGAGGATATACCGGACGTACGAAGCTGCTGAAATTTGAAGGCTGCTATCACGGGCATTCGGATTCATTACTGGTAAAAGCAGGATCAGGACTCGTCACCCACGGAAATTCCTCTTCAGCCGGAGTTCCTGACGCTATTGCAGAGAACACCCTGGTGTGTCACCTGGACGACGAAGCCGGTGTTGAAAAAGCCTTCAAAGAACATCCCAACAGTATTGCCTGTGTTATCATCGAGCCTGTGCCCGCGAACAATGGACTGCTGCTGCAGCGGAAGGAGTTTCTTTCCTTTTTGCGGAAGAAATGTTCGGCAGAAGGTGCCTTGCTCATTTTTGATGAAGTGATCTCGGGATTTCGTTTGGGGTTTGAAGGGGCTTATGGATATTACAAGGTAAAACCGGACATTTTCACATTTGGCAAGATCATCGGCGGCGGATTTCCGGTAGGTGCGTATGCTTCCTCTGCAAGGATCATGTCCATGATTGCACCCGAAGGAAAAGTATACCAGGCCGGTACGCTCAGCGGTAACCCTGTAGCGATGTCGGCCGGGATAGCCCAGTTAAAGGCCTGCCTGCGAAAAGGATTTTACCAGAAACTGGAAAAGAAAACTAAGGATTTTGTGAAAGCGGTACATTCAGGAACAAAAGATGTTCCCGGGTTCCGGATATGGCATCTGGGCTCCATTTTCTGGTTCACCTTCACCGATAAAAAACAGATCCGGAGAGCCGATGAGGTGGATCATGAAAGCATGAAAAGATTTTCGACTCTTTATCATTATTTGCTGGAGCATGGGATTTATCTCGGTCCCAGCGGATATGAAGTTGGTTTTATCAGCGCGGCGCATACAGCATCCGAACTCAAACACGCAGCGGCGGTATTCGTACAGGGAGTCCGGAAAATTGCAGGATAA
- a CDS encoding pyridoxal phosphate-dependent aminotransferase, producing MPGISNKANSMPPSPIRKLVPYADAAKKRGIKIYHLNIGQPDIETPASMLDAIRKADLKVLEYSHSAGIESYRTKLAEYYNRFNIPVSASEIIITTGGSEALSFAFQTCFNPGDEVIIPEPFYANYNGFAVSADVVIKPIGSHIESGFALPPISEFEKMITPKTRGIMICNPGNPTGYLYTRQELEQLKELVKKHNLFLLSDEVYREFCYDGKEYVSVMHLSGIENNVILLDSISKRYSACGARIGALISKNKEVMAAALKFAQARLSPPTFGQIGGEAALNTPKEYFDKVIQEYVARRDYVIEALNKMEGVFCPKPSGAFYCIARLPIDNSDKFCQWLLESFEYQKQTVMFAPASGFYSTPGSGTNEVRIAYVLKREDLKNAMACLENALKVYPGRTVSKEKAVLS from the coding sequence ATGCCCGGAATTTCCAATAAGGCGAACAGCATGCCTCCGTCCCCCATCCGCAAACTGGTACCCTATGCTGATGCGGCCAAAAAACGAGGAATCAAAATTTACCATCTCAACATCGGTCAGCCGGATATTGAAACCCCGGCCAGTATGCTGGACGCCATCCGGAAGGCCGACCTGAAGGTGCTGGAGTATTCGCACTCTGCCGGGATTGAATCCTATCGTACAAAGCTTGCGGAGTATTATAATCGTTTCAATATTCCTGTTTCAGCGTCCGAAATTATTATTACTACCGGCGGGTCTGAAGCACTCTCCTTTGCGTTCCAGACCTGTTTTAATCCGGGCGATGAGGTGATTATCCCGGAACCGTTTTATGCCAATTACAACGGCTTTGCAGTTTCCGCTGATGTGGTCATCAAACCCATCGGTTCCCATATAGAAAGCGGTTTTGCATTGCCTCCCATTTCCGAATTTGAGAAAATGATCACTCCCAAAACACGGGGTATCATGATATGCAATCCCGGCAATCCTACCGGTTATTTATACACCCGCCAGGAACTGGAACAGCTGAAGGAGCTTGTAAAAAAACATAATCTCTTTCTTCTTTCTGATGAAGTGTACCGCGAGTTTTGTTACGATGGGAAAGAATATGTTTCAGTAATGCACCTCTCAGGTATTGAGAACAATGTGATTCTTCTGGATTCCATTTCCAAAAGGTACAGTGCCTGCGGTGCCCGTATCGGCGCGCTGATTTCGAAGAATAAAGAAGTAATGGCCGCCGCTCTTAAGTTCGCCCAGGCCCGGCTTAGTCCGCCCACTTTCGGACAAATCGGCGGTGAAGCCGCGTTGAACACACCGAAAGAATATTTCGATAAGGTGATACAGGAATATGTGGCCCGCCGCGATTACGTCATTGAAGCGCTGAATAAAATGGAGGGGGTATTTTGTCCCAAACCCAGCGGAGCATTTTACTGCATTGCACGCCTGCCCATTGACAATTCGGATAAATTTTGCCAGTGGCTGCTGGAATCATTCGAATATCAGAAGCAAACTGTAATGTTCGCTCCCGCATCAGGGTTTTATTCCACACCCGGCAGCGGAACCAACGAGGTCCGTATTGCCTATGTGCTTAAACGGGAGGATCTGAAGAATGCCATGGCCTGTCTGGAAAACGCACTGAAAGTATATCCGGGCCGTACAGTCAGCAAAGAAAAAGCAGTACTCAGTTAA
- the purB gene encoding adenylosuccinate lyase, producing the protein MELSPLSAISPVDGRYRRITHVLSAYFSEEALLRYRVLVEVEYFIALCSLPLPPLRSVPKSKYNSLRKLYTSFSTKDAQQIKDIEKITNHDVKAVEYFLKERFEKLGLGAQKEFIHFGLTSQDINNTSVPLLLKEVMEDVIVPELSGILDIWRKKAKEWDKIPMLARTHGQPASPTRLGKEISVFAERLEEQLLQLLDIPFSAKFGGATGNFNAHVAAYPNLDWPAFADHLVNGVLELKRSRFTTQIEHYDNLAALFDCLKRINTLFIDFNRDIWTYISLEYFKQTIKKGEVGSSAMPHKVNPIDFENAEGNLGVANALFEHLSSKLPVSRLQRDLTDSTVLRVVGVPFAHSLIAYASMMKGIEKLLLNKKILERDLEDNWAVVAEAIQTILRREGYPNPYEALKELTRKNEKITKESLHAFIGKLKVGEKVKRELKKITPFNYTGI; encoded by the coding sequence ATGGAACTCTCCCCGCTTTCTGCCATTTCTCCCGTTGACGGTCGTTACCGGCGCATTACGCACGTGTTAAGCGCTTATTTTTCCGAGGAAGCGCTCCTGAGGTACCGTGTGCTGGTGGAAGTAGAGTATTTTATCGCGCTTTGCAGCCTCCCGCTGCCACCTCTGCGATCCGTTCCTAAAAGCAAGTACAATTCCCTTCGCAAACTGTACACCTCTTTCAGCACGAAAGATGCACAGCAGATCAAAGACATTGAGAAGATCACAAATCATGATGTGAAAGCGGTGGAATATTTTTTGAAAGAGCGCTTTGAGAAACTGGGTCTGGGGGCACAAAAAGAATTCATCCACTTCGGGTTAACCTCCCAGGATATCAATAATACGTCCGTTCCTCTTTTATTAAAGGAGGTGATGGAAGATGTGATTGTTCCGGAACTTTCCGGGATTCTTGACATCTGGAGAAAAAAAGCGAAGGAATGGGATAAAATTCCCATGCTGGCGCGAACACACGGACAACCGGCCTCCCCAACCCGTCTCGGTAAGGAGATCAGTGTTTTTGCAGAACGGCTTGAGGAACAACTGCTGCAATTACTGGATATTCCTTTCTCAGCAAAATTCGGAGGAGCAACGGGAAATTTTAATGCCCACGTTGCCGCGTATCCTAACCTCGACTGGCCTGCCTTTGCTGATCACCTGGTCAACGGCGTACTGGAGCTGAAACGATCCCGCTTCACCACACAGATCGAGCATTATGATAATCTGGCTGCACTGTTCGACTGCCTGAAGCGGATCAATACATTGTTTATTGATTTCAATCGAGATATCTGGACCTATATTTCCCTGGAGTACTTCAAGCAAACGATCAAAAAAGGAGAGGTCGGTTCCAGCGCTATGCCGCATAAGGTGAATCCCATAGATTTTGAGAATGCCGAAGGAAACTTAGGTGTGGCCAATGCACTTTTTGAACATCTCTCGTCTAAGCTTCCGGTTTCCCGGCTGCAGCGTGATCTCACTGATTCCACCGTATTGCGCGTGGTGGGAGTTCCATTTGCCCACTCCCTCATCGCCTACGCTTCCATGATGAAGGGCATCGAAAAACTATTGCTTAACAAAAAGATCCTCGAAAGAGATCTGGAAGATAACTGGGCCGTAGTGGCTGAAGCGATCCAGACAATCCTGCGCCGTGAAGGATATCCCAATCCTTATGAAGCCCTCAAAGAACTTACACGAAAGAATGAGAAGATCACCAAGGAATCCCTGCATGCATTCATCGGGAAACTAAAAGTGGGGGAGAAAGTAAAAAGGGAATTAAAAAAGATCACCCCTTTTAATTATACGGGAATCTGA
- the kynU gene encoding kynureninase, with product MKFEYNQSFALNLDNADPLRAFRERFYFPMLNEEPVVYFTGNSLGLQPKTAQEYILDELEDWASFGVEGHVHARNPWTPYHEWFAGPLSRVVGAKETEVVAMNQLTVNLHLLMVSFYRPTAQRYKIICEARAFPSDQYAIASQVRFHGFDPSTAVIEVAPRKGEYLLRDEDILNTIREHGKETALVLFGGINYLSGQFFDLEAITRAAHEAGAVAGFDLAHAAGNVRLNLHHWNVDFACWCSYKYLNSGPGSVAGAFIHEKHHAKDLPMFAGWWGHNKKDRFLMGATFDPIPTAEAWQLSNAPVLIMAAHRASLELFEQAGMERLVEKQHTLTGYLEFLIRDLNVQLEKNEKAVRLEIITPLEKERRGCQLSIVAHGAGKELFTRMIESGIIADWREPNVIRVAPAPIYNSYEDCYRFRKILGQLLGVN from the coding sequence ATGAAATTCGAATATAACCAGTCATTTGCCCTGAATCTTGATAATGCGGACCCCCTGCGAGCATTCCGGGAGCGTTTCTATTTTCCGATGCTAAATGAGGAACCGGTGGTGTATTTCACAGGGAATTCACTGGGTCTCCAGCCAAAAACGGCACAGGAGTATATTCTGGATGAGTTGGAAGACTGGGCCAGCTTCGGGGTGGAAGGTCATGTGCATGCGCGAAACCCCTGGACTCCTTACCACGAATGGTTCGCGGGCCCACTCTCCCGGGTTGTGGGCGCAAAGGAAACCGAAGTGGTGGCTATGAACCAGCTTACAGTTAACCTGCACCTCCTCATGGTGTCTTTTTACCGCCCGACCGCACAACGGTATAAGATCATTTGCGAAGCTAGGGCTTTTCCCAGCGATCAGTATGCTATTGCCTCTCAGGTTCGCTTTCACGGTTTTGATCCTTCCACGGCGGTCATTGAAGTGGCACCCCGAAAAGGGGAATACCTGCTACGTGATGAAGATATTTTAAATACCATCCGGGAACATGGAAAGGAGACCGCACTGGTATTGTTTGGCGGAATCAATTACCTGAGCGGACAGTTTTTTGACTTGGAAGCTATTACCCGCGCGGCGCATGAAGCCGGTGCGGTGGCGGGTTTCGATTTGGCGCATGCCGCCGGAAATGTCCGACTGAACCTGCACCACTGGAATGTGGATTTTGCCTGCTGGTGCAGCTATAAATATCTTAACTCCGGCCCGGGATCGGTGGCGGGTGCTTTCATTCACGAGAAACATCACGCGAAAGATCTGCCAATGTTTGCCGGATGGTGGGGGCATAATAAAAAGGACCGCTTTCTCATGGGAGCAACTTTTGATCCTATCCCGACTGCGGAAGCCTGGCAGCTTAGTAATGCACCGGTACTCATCATGGCTGCGCACAGGGCTTCGCTCGAACTATTTGAACAGGCGGGAATGGAGCGTTTGGTCGAGAAACAACATACGCTTACAGGATACCTGGAGTTTCTGATCCGGGACCTGAATGTTCAGCTGGAGAAAAATGAAAAAGCGGTGCGTCTTGAAATTATCACTCCGTTGGAAAAGGAAAGAAGAGGTTGCCAGTTGAGCATTGTGGCACATGGCGCAGGGAAAGAATTATTTACACGGATGATCGAAAGCGGGATCATCGCTGATTGGCGGGAACCAAATGTGATCCGCGTTGCTCCGGCACCCATCTATAATTCTTACGAGGACTGCTACCGGTTCCGTAAGATTCTCGGGCAACTGCTGGGTGTTAACTGA